The Bradyrhizobium sp. CCGB01 genome segment GCCGAGACCATCGACGCCCGCGCGGCGGCCGGCGGCGAAGCGTCCTATACCCGCAAGCTCCTGGACAAGGGTGCCGAGCATTGCGCCAAGAAGTTCGGTGAGGAAGCAGTCGAAACCGTAATCGCAGCAGTCGAAAACGATCGCGCGCATCTGATCGCCGAGAGTGCCGACCTGCTCTACCACTTCCTTGTGCTGCTCAAGGCGCGAGGCGTAAAGCTGGAAGAGGTCGAGGCCGCGCTGGACAAGCGGACCTCGATGTCAGGGTTGGAAGAGAAAGCTTCGCGTAAGGGCTAGTACGCCCCAACGGAAAGGTCGCGTCATGGATATCCGCGCACCCGAGCAGCAGTA includes the following:
- a CDS encoding phosphoribosyl-ATP diphosphatase, translating into MPRFTIHDLAETIDARAAAGGEASYTRKLLDKGAEHCAKKFGEEAVETVIAAVENDRAHLIAESADLLYHFLVLLKARGVKLEEVEAALDKRTSMSGLEEKASRKG